A region of Oceanivirga salmonicida DNA encodes the following proteins:
- a CDS encoding FAD-dependent oxidoreductase, which produces MEKIYDVIVVGGGPSAIASAIYTVRKGLKVAVIADSIGGQVITTNEIENIIGIPKTTGYEFTTNLEKHLTEYEVDVFKGHLVNQIKLENEYKLVITDNETYKTKSVILATGAKHRKLNVKGEDDFASKGVHYCATCDGPFYRNLDVVVVGGGNSGVEAALDLSNIAKSVTLIEYLDTLKADSLLQDKLKENEKINVILGAKLEEIKGTQFVTNLDYIDRKTNELKNIKTDGIFVEIGLLPSTDNFKDLVELNNRNEIKIDALNKTNVDGIFAAGDCTDVAYKQIIIALGDGAKAALSAFDYLLKLEK; this is translated from the coding sequence ATGGAAAAAATATATGACGTAATAGTAGTTGGTGGAGGGCCTTCAGCAATAGCAAGTGCTATATATACAGTTAGAAAAGGTCTTAAGGTTGCAGTAATTGCTGATAGTATAGGTGGACAAGTAATAACTACTAATGAGATAGAAAATATTATAGGTATACCTAAAACAACAGGTTATGAGTTTACAACTAATCTTGAAAAACATTTAACAGAATATGAAGTAGACGTTTTCAAAGGACATTTAGTTAATCAAATTAAATTAGAAAATGAATATAAGTTAGTTATTACAGATAATGAAACATACAAGACAAAATCAGTAATATTAGCAACTGGTGCTAAACATAGAAAATTAAATGTAAAAGGGGAAGATGATTTTGCTTCAAAAGGAGTACATTATTGTGCAACTTGTGATGGACCATTTTATAGAAATTTAGACGTTGTAGTAGTTGGTGGTGGAAATTCTGGTGTAGAAGCAGCACTTGATTTATCTAATATAGCTAAAAGTGTTACTTTAATTGAGTATTTAGATACTTTAAAAGCAGATAGTTTACTACAAGATAAATTAAAAGAAAATGAAAAAATAAATGTTATACTAGGTGCAAAATTAGAGGAAATCAAAGGAACACAATTTGTTACAAATCTAGACTATATTGACAGAAAAACAAATGAATTAAAGAATATAAAAACAGATGGAATTTTTGTAGAAATAGGATTGTTACCTAGCACAGATAATTTTAAAGATTTAGTTGAATTAAATAATAGAAATGAAATAAAAATAGATGCATTAAATAAAACAAATGTAGATGGAATATTTGCAGCAGGGGATTGTACAGACGTAGCATATAAGCAAATAATAATAGCATTAGGAGATGGAGCAAAGGCGGCTCTTAGTGCATTTGATTATCTTTTAAAGTTAGAAAAATAA
- a CDS encoding YebC/PmpR family DNA-binding transcriptional regulator, producing the protein MGRHGTIAGRKESQDKKRAAAFTKYVRLITVAAREGADPEYNVSLKHAIEKAKSINMPNDNIQRAIKKGSGDGSADAFETLNYEGYGPGGVAIIVETLTDNRNRTASNVKSLFDRSGGNLGVTGCVSYMFERKGVIEIEKKDGMLEDEIMETALEAGMDDMITYDDSFYITTPLENYDTVKDALTNAGYELLEADLEYVPSIEVETLSDGDKDKLQKLVDKLEEDDDVQKVHHNFTGF; encoded by the coding sequence ATGGGAAGACACGGAACCATTGCTGGTCGTAAAGAATCGCAAGATAAAAAAAGAGCAGCAGCATTTACCAAATATGTAAGATTAATAACAGTAGCAGCAAGAGAAGGAGCAGACCCTGAGTATAATGTTTCTTTAAAACATGCAATAGAAAAAGCAAAAAGTATAAATATGCCTAATGATAATATACAAAGAGCAATCAAAAAAGGATCAGGAGATGGAAGTGCTGATGCTTTTGAAACTTTAAATTATGAAGGTTATGGTCCTGGGGGAGTTGCTATTATAGTTGAAACTTTAACTGATAATAGAAATAGAACAGCTTCAAATGTTAAAAGTCTTTTTGATAGATCAGGTGGTAATTTAGGAGTTACGGGTTGTGTTTCATATATGTTTGAGAGAAAAGGTGTAATTGAAATTGAAAAAAAAGATGGAATGTTAGAAGATGAAATAATGGAAACGGCATTAGAAGCAGGTATGGATGATATGATAACATATGATGATAGTTTCTATATAACAACTCCACTTGAAAATTATGATACAGTTAAAGACGCACTAACTAATGCAGGTTATGAACTATTAGAAGCAGATTTAGAATATGTTCCTTCTATAGAAGTAGAAACTTTATCAGATGGAGATAAAGATAAATTGCAAAAATTAGTTGATAAATTAGAAGAAGACGATGATGTGCAAAAAGTGCATCATAATTTTACTGGTTTTTAA
- a CDS encoding PTS sugar transporter subunit IIA — translation MESEFLDDDLFLLDLEISNKQELFELVAKHAKKLNLIEDEEGLIQDLFEKEKYTATYLGNECSIPHVRSSKINKNTILFFRLSNGIEWSDKDTAKYIFVILAKKEDRNLHIDQLKSVSKKILDKKKFEIFKNSQDKKEILSILKS, via the coding sequence ATGGAAAGTGAATTTTTAGATGATGATTTATTTTTACTTGATTTGGAAATATCTAACAAACAAGAATTGTTTGAGTTAGTTGCAAAACATGCAAAAAAATTAAATTTAATAGAAGATGAAGAAGGTTTAATACAAGATCTTTTTGAAAAAGAAAAATATACGGCTACATATCTAGGAAATGAGTGCAGTATACCACATGTAAGAAGTTCAAAAATAAATAAAAATACTATACTGTTTTTTAGATTAAGTAATGGAATTGAATGGTCAGATAAAGATACGGCAAAATATATATTTGTTATACTTGCTAAAAAAGAAGATAGAAATTTACATATAGACCAATTAAAAAGTGTTTCTAAGAAAATTTTAGATAAGAAAAAATTTGAAATTTTTAAAAATTCACAAGATAAAAAAGAAATTTTAAGTATATTAAAAAGCTAG
- the rpmB gene encoding 50S ribosomal protein L28: MQVCEVFGKKTGHGNLVSHSHRATKRIWRPNLQVMKLEINGKEVKIRVCTKAMKTLKGKNSDQVRKILMSNKDNLSDRLSRILFSEAE; the protein is encoded by the coding sequence ATGCAAGTATGTGAAGTTTTTGGGAAAAAAACAGGACACGGTAATTTAGTAAGCCACTCTCACAGAGCTACTAAAAGAATTTGGAGACCTAATTTACAAGTTATGAAATTAGAGATTAACGGTAAAGAAGTTAAAATAAGAGTTTGTACAAAAGCTATGAAAACTTTAAAAGGTAAAAATTCTGACCAAGTTAGAAAAATATTAATGAGTAATAAAGATAATTTGAGTGACAGATTGTCTAGAATATTATTCTCAGAAGCAGAGTAG